TTGGGGTGATTATCAAGTAGAAACGGTCATCGAATCGACCGGGGCTTTTACTGATGAAGAAGGTTTGCGTAAACATTTGCGAGATGGAGTAAATCGGGTAGTTTTATCGGCTCCAGCCAAAGGTGGAGATATCCAAACAGTAGTATTGGGAATCAACGATCAAGAGGCCGAAGGCAAACAGCTTTTATCTAATGCTTCATGTACAACCAACTGTGTCTCACCGGTGACTCAAGTTATTTTAGATAAGTTTGGGATCGAAAAAGCTGCCATGACCACGGTGCATGCCTATACTTCAGATCAGTCATTACACGATGGTTCGCATCGAGATTTACGCCGGGCTCGAGCAGCAGCTCAAAATGTGATCCCAACTTCAACTGGAGCAGCGATTGCTACCACCGAAGTAATCCCTCAGCTTAAGGATAAATTTGATGGCATTGCTATTAGAGTGCCAGTGGCTACTGGTTCACTGACTGATTTTACTTTTATTGTTTCAACCAGAACTACGGTTGAAGAAG
Above is a window of Candidatus Beckwithbacteria bacterium DNA encoding:
- the gap gene encoding type I glyceraldehyde-3-phosphate dehydrogenase, with protein sequence MKRVGINGFGRIGRLALRVIMEKYSDQIEVPIINTSGKMDAKGWAHIFEFDTMYRRFHGSVEVEGEDTMIINGHRIHIHGDKEPANIPWGDYQVETVIESTGAFTDEEGLRKHLRDGVNRVVLSAPAKGGDIQTVVLGINDQEAEGKQLLSNASCTTNCVSPVTQVILDKFGIEKAAMTTVHAYTSDQSLHDGSHRDLRRARAAAQNVIPTSTGAAIATTEVIPQLKDKFDGIAIRVPVATGSLTDFTFIVSTRTTVEEVNNAFSEASESERFKHYLWVTKKPIVSSDVIGCEASALVDLSLTQVIDGDLVKVYAWYDNEWGYTNRLVEQLLK